The following are from one region of the Nicotiana tomentosiformis chromosome 7, ASM39032v3, whole genome shotgun sequence genome:
- the LOC104095742 gene encoding uncharacterized protein, with the protein MKLIARLRRIHACTSLREIIGPLQSRSFQPDFVPRDPNAKPKRYKYPASYDPYGPRAPPSDKIIQLAERIAALAPEERRQIGPTLREILRHPNLKQISVEGMDLGAMGGAGGGPAKAEEKKAEKTAFDVKLEKFDAAAKIKVIKEVRSFTSLGLKEAKDLVEKVPAILKQGVTKEEANEIIEKIKAAGGVAVME; encoded by the coding sequence ATGAAGCTCATTGCACGGTTAAGACGGATCCATGCTTGTACATCTCTTCGTGAAATTATTGGGCCTCTCCAATCTCGTTCATTTCAACCTGATTTTGTTCCTAGAGATCCCAACGCCAAGCCCAAAAGATACAAATATCCTGCTTCCTATGATCCTTATGGCCCTAGGGCCCCACCATCAGACAAGATAATTCAGCTTGCTGAACGTATTGCTGCTTTAGCCCCAGAAGAGCGTAGACAAATTGGCCCTACACTCAGGGAGATACTAAGGCATCCTAATTTGAAACAAATTTCAGTAGAAGGCATGGATTTGGGTGCAATGGGAGGAGCAGGTGGTGGACCGGCAAAGGCTGAGGAGAAGAAGGCTGAGAAAACAGCATTTGATGTCAAGTTGGAGAAATTTGATGCAGCTGCAAAAATCAAGGTGATCAAAGAGGTTCGATCCTTCACGAGTCTTGGTTTGAAGGAAGCCAAGGACCTGGTTGAAAAAGTGCCTGCTATACTTAAGCAAGGAGTAACAAAAGAGGAGGCTAATGAAATAATAGAAAAGATCAAAGCTGCTGGAGGAGTTGCAGTTATGGAGTAG
- the LOC104095743 gene encoding 1-aminocyclopropane-1-carboxylate oxidase homolog 1-like, whose protein sequence is MDSSSNNEVFSAIESKYDRKRELKAFDDTKAGVKGLVDAGVSKVPKIFISPSDTTKKSNSSTEQFIFPVTNLQGIIDGDQIKRKEVVEKVRDASETWGFFQVVNHGIPSDVLEEMIRGVRSFHEQDTEIKKQWYTRQLTKRVVYNSNFDLYSAPATNWRDTFFCIMAPNPPSPEQLPPICRDIIIKYSEEVKKLGSYLFELLAEALGLNRNHLSEMDCDKGLSVVCHYYPACPEPQLTLGASKHADDGFITLLLQDNIGGLQVLHQNHWVDVPLTLGALVVNIADLLQLISNDKFKSVEHRVLANHIGPRISIACFFSTFSLESSRLYGPIKELLSEDNPPKYRETTIQEYAAYFTEKGLDGTSALHHFRL, encoded by the exons ATGGATAGCAGCAGCAACAATGAGGTTTTCTCAgcaattgaatcaaaatatgatagaAAGAGAGAGTTAAAAGCTTTTGACGACACAAAAGCAGGTGTTAAAGGACTTGTTGATGCAGGAGTTAGTAAAGTCCCTAAGATTTTCATTTCACCTTCAGATACAACAAAGAAGTCAAATTCCAGCACAGAACAGTTCATATTTCCAGTCACTAACCTCCAAGGCATTATTGATGGTGATCAAATCAAGCGAAAGGAGGTCGTTGAAAAAGTCCGCGATGCATCTGAGACATGGGGTTTCTTTCAAGTGGTAAATCATGGCATTCCAAGTGATGTCTTGGAAGAAATGATACGTGGTGTTCGTAGTTTCCATGAGCAAGATACTGAGATCAAGAAACAATGGTATACTCGACAGTTAACTAAAAGGGTCGTTTACAACAGCAATTTTGATTTGTATAGTGCACCTGCAACTAATTGGAGGGATACTTTTTTCTGCATTATGGCTCCTAATCCTCCTAGTCCTGAACAACTGCCTCCAATCTGTAG GGATATCATTATTAAGTACTCTGAGGAAGTGAAGAAACTGGGGAGTTATCTGTTTGAATTATTGGCAGAAGCTCTTGGGCTGAATAGAAACCATCTCAGTGAAATGGATTGTGACAAGGGACTTTCAGTAGTATGCCACTACTATCCAGCTTGTCCAGAACCACAACTTACATTAGGTGCTAGTAAACATGCTGATGATGGGTTCATAACTCTGCTTCTCCAAGATAATATAGGAGGATTGCAAGTTCTTCATCAAAACCATTGGGTTGATGTCCCCCTTACCCTTGGTGCTCTTGTCGTAAATATTGCAGATCTTCTGCAG CTAATATCAAATGACAAGTTTAAAAGCGTTGAACATCGCGTACTAGCCAATCATATTGGTCCAAGGATATCAATTGCGTGCTTCTTCTCCACATTTTCCCTGGAATCCTCAAGACTCTATGGACCTATTAAGGAGTTGTTGTCGGAAGATAATCCCCCAAAGTACAGAGAAACAACAATACAGGAATATGCTGCCTATTTTACTGAAAAGGGGCTCGACGGAACTTCTGCGCTACATCATTTTAGACTTTAA